A genomic window from Companilactobacillus alimentarius DSM 20249 includes:
- a CDS encoding aldose epimerase family protein, protein MIENSKIQYDKNKYEITLQNDNGMIVKLLNYGATLEKVMVPDHGKLINLILSLDCPEDYDKERNFLGGTVGRVIGRIKSGLWQKNDTKAYHFELNENNITHSHGGKRGLDTRIFDFKVNQSEFDCSASFHYLDLDGNNNYPGNLDITVKYTLNNQDTLFYSVLAVTDATTLCNIANHVYFCLDGPKSNIKNNLLMINADQYLPLDKDHIPLASTQNVADSCFDFRNERILNQALGSSDSQIKHENGLNHPFILNNNSAPAVKLYSSDRRRSMILRTTAPAIVVYTGNHFNHTGLTHDFNQYGGIALEAQIPPSSSNDLRDMILRPNEKYLTQTSWNFKY, encoded by the coding sequence ATCATAGAAAACTCTAAAATCCAATACGATAAAAACAAATATGAAATCACGCTACAAAATGACAATGGTATGATCGTTAAACTTTTGAATTACGGAGCAACACTTGAAAAAGTGATGGTTCCTGACCATGGTAAGTTGATCAATCTAATTTTGAGTTTAGATTGTCCAGAAGATTATGATAAAGAAAGAAATTTTCTTGGTGGCACTGTCGGAAGAGTCATCGGCAGAATCAAATCTGGTTTATGGCAAAAAAATGACACAAAAGCCTATCATTTTGAACTAAACGAGAATAACATTACCCATTCACATGGTGGGAAAAGAGGATTAGATACCAGAATCTTTGACTTTAAAGTAAATCAATCAGAATTTGATTGTAGTGCTAGCTTTCATTATTTAGATCTAGATGGTAATAATAATTATCCTGGAAACTTAGATATAACGGTCAAATACACTTTAAATAATCAAGATACCCTTTTCTATTCGGTATTAGCGGTCACTGATGCGACAACCCTTTGCAATATAGCCAATCATGTATATTTCTGCTTAGATGGTCCTAAAAGTAATATTAAAAACAATTTATTGATGATAAATGCGGACCAATATTTACCACTAGATAAAGACCACATCCCTCTAGCTAGCACTCAAAATGTCGCTGACAGTTGTTTTGATTTTCGAAATGAAAGAATTCTTAACCAAGCCTTAGGTTCATCTGATTCCCAAATCAAACATGAAAACGGACTTAATCATCCCTTCATCTTGAATAATAATTCAGCACCGGCTGTAAAACTTTATTCATCAGATAGACGTAGATCAATGATTTTAAGAACAACTGCTCCAGCCATTGTTGTTTACACTGGAAATCATTTTAATCACACTGGTCTAACTCATGATTTCAATCAGTATGGTGGAATTGCTCTAGAAGCACAGATACCTCCTAGTTCTAGTAACGATTTAAGAGACATGATCCTCAGACCCAACGAAAAATATCTAACTCAAACTTCTTGGAACTTTAAATATTGA
- a CDS encoding magnesium transporter CorA family protein, with translation MTYYRVSKDGVEKSDQENGNWLVLREDAVTKETLSKINDEYSLPDELFSARNEAEEVTRFESLKDTKLKNPMVLVLMDLYDSKTETIEERLEPVTILKADDLLITHVCRESSLIDHLLENNATDLNNFEKIIARLAYTTYRHFIAELSEIKEEIDKLDQASRKAAGKEELVKLTDTQRVVVYIDQTLLDQKEVLDKLLTDEDFLTGLADEKLSYDIRVRQRHAEKMVNIYRDLLESISNLFVSMMDRSLNNLMKYLDSVALIISIPSLFAGVWGMNVGGLPGTKSKIGFVIVMLAAVLVSIIFGIYLRNKDYSK, from the coding sequence ATGACATATTATCGTGTAAGTAAGGACGGGGTAGAAAAAAGCGACCAAGAAAACGGAAATTGGTTAGTACTTCGAGAAGATGCAGTAACCAAGGAGACTTTGAGTAAAATCAATGATGAATATTCATTACCAGATGAATTATTTAGTGCAAGAAATGAAGCTGAGGAGGTTACTAGATTTGAATCGTTGAAGGATACTAAATTAAAGAATCCTATGGTTTTAGTTTTGATGGATCTATATGATAGTAAAACTGAGACCATTGAGGAGCGATTAGAACCGGTAACAATTTTAAAAGCTGACGATTTATTAATAACACATGTCTGCAGAGAATCGTCGTTGATCGATCATTTGCTAGAGAACAATGCCACTGATCTGAATAATTTTGAAAAAATAATTGCTCGTTTGGCTTATACAACTTATAGGCACTTTATTGCCGAATTAAGCGAGATTAAAGAAGAAATTGATAAGTTAGACCAAGCATCACGAAAGGCTGCTGGTAAGGAAGAATTGGTCAAATTAACAGATACACAGCGAGTTGTCGTATATATTGATCAGACTTTATTAGATCAAAAAGAAGTTTTGGATAAACTTTTAACTGATGAAGATTTTTTGACAGGATTAGCCGATGAAAAATTGAGCTATGATATCAGAGTACGACAACGACATGCAGAGAAGATGGTCAATATATATCGTGATCTTTTGGAAAGTATTAGTAATTTATTTGTCAGTATGATGGATCGTAGTTTGAATAATTTAATGAAATATCTAGATTCAGTAGCCTTGATTATTTCCATACCATCATTATTTGCCGGGGTATGGGGGATGAACGTTGGAGGATTGCCGGGAACTAAATCTAAAATAGGTTTTGTAATCGTAATGCTTGCGGCCGTTTTAGTCTCAATTATCTTTGGAATATATTTGCGTAATAAGGATTACTCTAAATGA
- the map gene encoding type I methionyl aminopeptidase codes for MITLKSEREIEGMRESGKILAGVHLGLRDMIKPGISAYSIEEFANDYIVSHGAVPSEKGFEGYKYATCVDVNDEVAHGTPRRNLILHEGDLVKVDMTVSYKGYQSDSCWSYAVGSVTQETSDLMEVTKKSLYLGIAQSVAGNRLGDIGYAIQHYTEDEHGYGDVRELCGHGIQPTMHEQPDVLHYGEPGKGLRLKNGMTITIEPMINEGTWEIVDRQLDDPNDDWIYYASADGSWSAQYEHTLAITEDGPKILTSQDAAEDEKYLKWARDYLKEHKQTK; via the coding sequence ATGATTACATTAAAGTCAGAACGTGAAATAGAAGGAATGCGAGAGTCTGGTAAAATTCTAGCGGGAGTCCATTTAGGTTTGCGTGATATGATCAAACCAGGGATTTCAGCCTATTCGATTGAAGAGTTTGCCAATGATTACATCGTTAGTCACGGTGCTGTTCCTTCAGAAAAGGGTTTTGAAGGATATAAATACGCTACCTGCGTTGATGTTAATGACGAAGTAGCTCATGGAACACCACGTCGCAATTTGATTTTACACGAAGGCGATCTCGTAAAAGTTGATATGACGGTTAGTTATAAGGGTTACCAAAGTGATTCATGTTGGAGTTATGCGGTAGGATCAGTTACTCAGGAAACTTCAGATTTGATGGAAGTTACTAAGAAGTCATTGTATTTAGGAATTGCTCAAAGTGTTGCTGGCAATCGTTTGGGAGATATCGGTTATGCAATTCAACATTATACTGAGGATGAACACGGCTATGGAGACGTTAGAGAACTCTGTGGACATGGTATTCAACCTACTATGCATGAACAACCAGATGTTTTGCACTATGGAGAACCTGGTAAGGGATTGCGCCTTAAAAATGGGATGACAATTACTATTGAACCAATGATCAATGAAGGTACTTGGGAAATTGTTGATCGTCAATTGGATGATCCTAATGATGACTGGATTTATTATGCTAGTGCCGATGGTTCTTGGTCTGCCCAATATGAACATACCTTGGCTATTACTGAAGATGGGCCAAAGATTCTAACTTCACAAGACGCTGCTGAAGATGAGAAGTATCTAAAGTGGGCTCGTGATTATTTGAAGGAACATAAACAAACTAAATAG